One window of the Octopus sinensis unplaced genomic scaffold, ASM634580v1 Contig18477, whole genome shotgun sequence genome contains the following:
- the LOC115231429 gene encoding LOW QUALITY PROTEIN: adhesive plaque matrix protein-like (The sequence of the model RefSeq protein was modified relative to this genomic sequence to represent the inferred CDS: inserted 2 bases in 1 codon), with the protein MAEEFVILDLPTYLPTNLPIHQPTYLSTNSPTYPPTHLPLHQATDLSTNRPIYLPTYPSISTKPPTYPPSHLPNHQPTYLSTKPPTNPLTHLPIYQPTHLSTNPPTYLPTYPHISAKPPTYLPTHLTNYQPTSLSANQPTYLPTYFPIHQCTYLSTNPPTYLPTYLPIYQPPTYLPTHPPXSLPSTYLSTNPPTYLPTHLPIYQPPTYPSIHPPIHQPTTYLPIHLSTNPPPYAPTDLPIH; encoded by the exons ATGGCGGAAGAATTTGTTATTTTAGAC ctacctacatatctaccaaCCAACCTACCCATCCACCAACCCACTTATCTATCTACTAACTCACCTACCTATCCGCCAACCCACCTACCTCTCCACCAAGCAACTGATCTATCCACCAACCGACCTATATATCTACCAACTTACCCATCTATCTCTACCAAGCCACCTACCTATCCACCAAGCCACCTCCCTAACCACCAACCGACCTACCTATCCACCAAACCACCCACCAATCCACTAacccacctacctatctaccaaccCACCCACCTATCCACCAacccacctacctatctaccaacTTACCCACATATCTCTGCCAAgccacctacctatctacctactcaCCTAACTAACTACCAACCCACCTCCCTATCTGCCAaccaacctacctatctaccaaccTACTTTCCTATCCACCAATGcacctacctatctaccaacccacccacctatctacctacttatctacctatctaccaaccCCCTACCTATCTACCAACCCACCCACC ATCACTACCAAGcacctacctatctaccaacccacccacctatctacctactcacctacctatctaccaaccCCCTACCTATCCATCAATCCACCCACCAATCCACCAACCCACCACATATCTACCAATCCACTTATCTACCAACCCACCTCCCTACGCACCAACCGACCTACCAATCCACTAA